ACTTTTGCCAGAAAGAAGCAGACGCCACATTTCAAAGAAATGACGGACTTGCACGAAGCGCGTCATGATGGAGTAGAACAGACCTGCGCCCAAGCACAGATAGATCAGTGCTGGGCTCCAAATTATTCCATTCAGAAAATCAACGAATGACTGCATGAGTATTTTCCCTGTTGTGTGTTTGTAGTGTTTGTTTTGAGTATTTTCTGTTCGGTATATTAATCTTTTTGTAACTCAAATGTTAACCAAAATATCTACAAACTGTCAGGTTCGTGATTTTGAACACAAAATGCTAACAAAATGTTAAAACTCGGTCGGGTTTACCGCAATTGATGAAAGAGGAGAGGTTTCAATAGATATTGCTGATAAATGCAGAATAATGCATTGCAGTAACAGACAGAGCTGGTGTATGAGTGTCACTGCAATTGGTCAGGATATTAGAGCGATCTGCTGTTAACTGGCGTAACGGAAGTAATCTAAGCCAGAAATGGGCTTTTGCTGTTCGCCGCTAATCACTTGCGCCAACAGGTGGCCAGAGCCGCACGCCATGGTCCAGCCAAGTGTTCCGTGTCCGGTATTGGTATAAAGGTTGCCTATCGGTGTGCGGCCAATCAGTGGCGTACCATCGGGCGTCATTGGGCGAAAGCCCGTCCAAAATTCGGCTTTAGTAAAATCACCGCAGTGTGGGAAGAGATCTTTCACCACCATCGCAATCGTTGCTTTGCGCTTTTCAGGAATGGCGGGATCAAATCCAGCCAACTCCGCCGTACCTGCGACGCGGATTCGGTCGTCAAAGCGCGTCAGCGCCACTTTATAGGTTTCGTCCATCACGGTGGATACAGGGGCTTGCTGTGCATCGCTGATTGGCACCGTCAGCGAGTAGCCTTTGACCGGATAAACCGGAATGTCGATGCCTACGGTCGCCAAAAGCGAGGTGGAGTAACTGCCCATGGCCACCACGTACACGTCGGCTTGTAAGTCGCCTTGGTCAGTGGCGACGGCGATCACGTGATTGCCTTCGGTTTTCAGCGCTTGAATTTGCGTGTTGAACAAGAACGCTACCCCGTGCGCTTTCGCCAGCTCCGTCATTTGTTGGCAAAAGAGATAGCAATCGCCCGTTTCGTCATCGGGCAGGTATAAACCGCCAGTCAGCTTGTCACTTACCGCGGCAAGCCCGGGCTCTTGCTTGATGCATTGCTCTACGCTCATACGTTGAAAGCGAGTGCCACTTTGTTCAAGCAGTGCAATGTCCTTTTCTATCGCTTTGAGCTGTTTTTGATTGCGGAAGACTTGCAGTGTGCCTTGCTGACGGCCTTGATACTCTATGTGGTGTTCTTGACGCAGCGCACTCAGGCACTCTCTGCTGTGATTGGCGATGCCGAGCATACGTGCTTTGTTAATTTGGTAGCGGCTGAGCTGGCAGTTGCTTAGCATTTGCGTCGCCCACTTGAACAGTTGCGGATCGAGCGATGGCTTAATTTTTAGTGGCGCGTGCTCTTCCAGCAGCCAACGGATGGCTTTTTGCGGAATGCCCGGCGCGGCCCAAGGCGAGGAGTAGCCATAGGAAATTTGTCCGGCATTGGCAAAGCTGGTCTCTTCACCGCTGCGTGACTGCCTATCGACCACGGTCACTTGATAGCCTGCTTTTTGCAAATACCATGCACTCATTAAACCCACGACACCGCTGCCTAACACCACTGCTTTCATCGACGTTCTCCTCGTTAGAAACAGCGTGAGTTTCCATTGTTTACAAGCCAGTAACAATCGATATAAATTAATCGCAGATTATAGAAAAACTAAATGCAAAATGACGACATTAATCAAAAGTAGCCACCTTGCCGCACTCTACACCTTTGTAGAAGTGGGAAAACACACCAGCCTGACAGCAGCTGCCAAGCAGTTATGCTTAACCACTGGGGCGGTGAGTCAGCAACTTCTCCAGTTGGAACAGCAACTTGGTTTTAGTTTATTTGAACGGCACTCGCGCGGTATTCGCTTCACCGACAAGGGCCGGCAGTTGCATCAGTGTGCTAGTGTCCACTTAGGTGAAATTGAGGCGGAAGTGGGGCGTTTGCGTCAAGAGCAGGGACGAGCGCAAGAAGTGCGCCTCAAGTTGACGCCGTCATTTGCTTTCAAATGGTTAGTGCCTAAGCTGGACAGTTTTCATCAGCAATATCCGGAAATTCAGATCCAAATTTTTGCCGAAGGGGCGCTGGTTAACAGTGACACCCGAGATTTTGATCTGGCGATCGATTACCGCCCTCATCCCTATCGTCACCCCAATGCCGAATTGCTGCTGGATGAGTCTTTGTTGCCGGTGATGAGTGGCAAATATTTGCACGCTCACCTTTGGCTGAGCAAGACCAGTTACACCCCACAAGAGTGGGCCAGCGTGGTGCTGCTGCATGATGCCATGCCGTGGGAAAAAGCGGCCCGCGATTTTGAATGGCTCAGTTAGGTGGCCGAGCGGCGTTTGGATCTACCGACCGATCGTGGCCATTTCTTTAACCGTACCGATATGGCGATGTCGGCGGCTGAGGCGGGCGTTGGCATTGCCATGGCACGCATGGCGCTGATTGACAACGAACTGGAGAGCGGGCGTTTGGTTTCTCCATTTCAGCCGATCAAAGCCAACGCAGGTTACTACTTGATCCGCAATAGCGAAAACGACAGCACGGCGGCGTTTATCGCCTGGCTCAAACGGCAAATTAACAACTGAGTTGAAACTCAATAGCAGGCATCTACACTTAGTCTGACAGCGAAAGTGCGTATCCGCACTTTTTGTTTGATACAACGAGGCAGCAAAATGAAGTCAGATAAAGGCCGATGCCGCTATCAAAATCCTGATGGCTGGTGCTGCGATCAACCCAGTGGCGAATCGGGCCTCTGTTATTGGCACGATCCCGAGATAGATAAAAGCAACCACGATGTAAAATCTCAGGTTGAGCAATGGGCAGCAGAAGGTAAACCTTTAGACGGATTTCAGTTGGCAAAAACAAACTTGGCGGATCTTAATCTGGTCAATCGGGCAGCAAAGTGGGTTACCAGTGTCGTGAGGCCGATTTTTACCGTGCCGATCTCAGTGATGCGCACTTTTTTGGCTTAGATCTGCGCGGCTCGTCGCTGATGAAGTGTAAACTGGTCAGCGCTAACTTGCATTGCGCGCGCTTAGAAGGGTGCAATCTACTCGGCGCGGATCTTTCGCGAGCACGGCTGGAAAACATCGATTGGGGTAGCGAGCTCAAGCAGGAGCGTCAAGCTCGGCAAGCCAAGCAAAAGGGCGATCTGCACAAAGCCGAGTCGCTGTGGCAGGAAGTGGAAGAGGTGTGCCGTGGCATTCGTAAGCAGTGTGAAAAGCAGGGCTTATTTGAAACGGCTGGGATGTTTTTCAAAAAAGAGATGCGTTTTCGCCGCTATCAAATGCCGAAGATGAGCATGCAGCGTGTTCTTTCCAAACTGGTGGATATTTTTTGTGGTTACGGTGAAGATCCGTTACGCGTGGTGCTGTTTTCCATCTTCCTCATTTTGGCTTGCGCCAGCGCATATTTCTTTCTCGACACCACTTCTGCTAACCCGATTTACGCCGACATGACGGGTTGGAAGTTCTATCTGTTTGAATTTTTGAACGCGGTCTATTTTAGTGTTGTGACCTTCACTACTCTCGGTTATGGCGATATTTCACCGGTTGGGATGGCGCGCTTTATCGCCGCCCTTGAGGCCTTTCTCGGCAGCTTCACCATGGCACTGTTTGTGGTGGTGTTTGTCAAGAAGATGACCCGATAACCGGAGTTTGGTTCATCTTTTAGACATTGCGGCGCTTTTTGAGTAAGGCGTAGAGCATGAAAACAAACAGTACCGCAGCGGCAAACCAGACGATGGTCAGTATAAAACTGGCTGATTTGCGTTAAATGTTCAAAGGCAAAATGAGTAATAAGGCCAAACACAGTGACCCAAATGGTGGTGGCGAGTAAGTTGCCCAGTAAGAACTCCTTGAGTGGCATTTTTGCGACGCCACACGCTAACGGCATAAACTGCTTCATCCCTTCGATAAAACGGCTAACTACCAAGCACGCAGGACCGTACTTTTGAATGGTACTTTGCAGTTTGCGAAACTTGTTGCCTGAGATGTAGCCTTTTTTATCCAGCCACTCTTCAAAATGGTAGCCAAGCAGGTAGCCCAACGTATTTCCGCTAAAGCAACTAAGCCAAGACACCAGCATCACCGCTGGAAAGCTCATCACTTGTTGTGCAGAGAGGATCGAGGCGGCAATCATCAAGGATTGTCCGGGCATCGGCACGCCAATGCCTTCAAGAAAAATACTGACGATCAAGGCAAGATAGCCGTACTGTTCCAGAAGGGGTTGCATGGCAAGAAGCAGTTGATTGAGCTGTTGCAAGTTAGGTGTCCGCTTGGAGAAACGCTGATCTTTAATAGCGCTGTTCGAGTAAAGAATCAACGCTTACGGCATCGGCAAGCTGGAAATTGACATAACCCTGATAGAAATGGTTCGCCAAGCGAGGTGTGATAAGCATTGAGCTCATCGTAGGCCAAAAGCGTTGAGAACCCTATGGTTCAATTGCTTTTGGAACATGGCAAACCTAATGCTGAGTAAAAGCAACCCGACACTAAGTCGGGTTGCTTTGGTATGAATTTTCTTATTTAAAATCAGAGGTTTGATTGCGCTCGATTCAGGCGATCATGCACTGCTGACCAGCTTTCGTCCATCGGTGGTCTTTCTACCCAAATTTCCTCACAGCCCCACTTGTCTGCCTCATCAAGCGTACGATAGAGCACGTGAGCGTAGTCTGCTACCGATCCCGGCATTTGTTTCGCTTTGATATTGGCGTGATTATCAAATGGCGAATAGTGCAAATAGGCAATTTTGTCATTGGTTAAGTGAATCAGTTCACTCGCATCAACTAAACGGACCCGCGTATTTGGCTGGTAGTGGCTGGTAACGTTCCCCGGTACGGCAACCGTGTGGTTCACTGGTGAGCTCACCTCTTCGCCTAACGTGGCCGATAGCTGCGCGGCGGTGATTGGCCCGGCTCGCAAAATGCGAAATGGCTTTTCGGTCAGATCGACAATCGTAGATTCAAGGCCGTGAGCACAGTCACCGCCATCGAGGACCGCAGCAATTTTGCCGCCCAGCGAGTTGATGACATGCTGCGCTGAGGTTGGGCTGAGCTTTTTATAAGGGTTGGCCGAAGGAGCGGCAACCGCCATTCCCGACGATTGCAGCAAGGTGGCAAACACCTGATGGGCAGGCATACGGATACCTATGGTTTCTAAGCCTCCCGTCACCACTGGAGTCACGTGATCGGCTTTTTTCAGCAGCAGCGTTAACGGGCCGGGCCAGTACGCCTGCGCGAGTACATAAGCGTCTTCTGGGATCTCGACAGCCCAATCCGTCAACTGTTCAACTTGGCCAATATGCACGATCAACGGGTGATCAGCCGGTCTTCCTTTCGCGGCAAAAATCTTCTTAACGGCTTCTGGGTTGGTGGCATCTGCCGCCAGACCATAAACCGTTTCAGTCGGGATTGCGACCAGCTCACCTTGAGCAAGCAGCTCTTTGGCTTGGTCGATCTCTTTTTGCTCAGCGGCAGAAAGATAAAGCGTGTTCAATGTGACTTCCTCTGGGGCGGCCTAATACTAAGGCCAGATAACAATCTTACCCAACACCATGGCGTTTGCCAGAAGGCGCGGTTTAAAACAAAGGCGACATTATACTCAACTGCTAACAAGATGCGAGAGCAATGCCAATGCATCGGTGCCCGAAAATAGCTGGCATCAAATATGCTTAAAAATTAGATACAGGACTCAGTCTGTTCCATCGACTAAGCGGCGAAAATCTGGCAACACTATTTCGTCGTTGAGCAAATTAAAAAGGAGATGACAATGGAATCTCTCTACAAAATTGAATCATACAGTGAAGAAGCGGTGAGCATGATTGCTCGCTTTATCCACCGCATAGGCGGCGTCTGCTACGTTGCTGGATTTGCGGTGATCACCAATCATCCTTTCAAAGAGCGCGAAGCGGCCACTTTGTTGCCGCTGGTGGCGCGAGTAACCGACAATTTAACCGAATGGGATAAAGCGTTTATCGCCCATCAGGAACATTAAAAAGCCTTGGCGAGCAAACCGTGTGCTCGCCAACGGCACGCGTTTCTGTCGGTACTTACTGTGCTAGCAAAATCTTTTTCAGTAGTTCCGCCAGTTGTGCTTGCTCTTGTTTGTCCAACACACTCAGCATCTGATCCATATTGGCCACGTGTGCTTGTAACGCTTTGTCGATGACGTCAACACCTTGTTCGGTGAGTGACACGCTGCAACTGCGCCTGTCGTGTTCGCTGGCGATACGCTGCACCAACCCGCGTTGCACCAGATGTTCAATCCGTGTGCTAACCGCACCGGAAGAGAGCATCAGCGTCTGATACAACTCGGTTGGGGTGATGTCACGGTTGCTGCGACGCATGGTCGCGAGCATATCAAACTCAATGCTACTCAGCTCATGTGCCTGGAAAACAGCTTCTAACTGTTTCTTCCACAGTTCACTAGTGCGTCTCAGCCTTCCGACCACGCCCATGCTGGAACAATCCATATCGGGTTTCACTTCACGCCACTGCGACAAAATCGTGTCGACTTGATCGTTTGCCATGCTTTTCTCTCAACTTAATATCTTTCTAAAAAGATACTTGATCAAAAGTGAATTCTCCATTATTTTTTAAAAAGTATCTTTTATTTAAGAAACTTTCTTATAACACAAGTCAGGTGAGCCATGAATAAAGTGGATTCGGTAAAAACCATTGTCCTCACTGCTGTTGCGCCATTGGTGTGGGGCAGTACCTATATTGTGACCACGCAAGCCTTACCGCCAGAAAGTCCGTTGATTGCCTCGACCATTCGCGCGCTGCCTGCGGGCATTCTGCTGGTGCTTCTGAGCCGAACTTGGCTGCAAGGCATCTGGTGGGGGCGTCTTGCGACCTTAGGCCTACTGAACATTGGGCTGTTTTTCTATTGCCTCTTTTTTGCGGCGACCTATTTGCCCGGTGGTATGGCGTCTTTGGTGATGTCTTTTCAGCCGATGCTGGTCATGTTTTTGAGTTGGTTCTGGTTGAATGTGCGTGTGACATCAAGGCAGTGGCTGGCGAGTGGCGTAGGTGTTATCGGCATTGCGCTTTTGGTCCTCAATAGTTCGGTCGCTCTGAATCTACAAGGGCTAGTAATTGCCGCACTGGGTACGTTGAGTATGGCATCAGGTGTGGTGTTGACCAAAAAGTGGGGCCGGCCAAGTGGTATGTCACTGCTAGGTTTTACAGGTTGGCAGCTACTGTTTGGTGGTGTGGCTTTATTACCAGTATCGCTGTGGCTAGAAGGCATACCTTCCCAGCTGACTCCCACTAACTATCTAGGTTACGGCTACTTGAGTTTGATTGGCGCAGTGCTTGGTTACTTTCTCTGGTTTCGGGGCATCGAAAAACTGCCACCGGTTACTGTTTCGTTTCTCGGCTTTCTCAGCAGTGTCTCGGCCTGTTTTCTTGGCTATCTGTTGCTCAATCAAGCGCTGACTTGGCCGCAATTACTCGGCGCGGGCGCTATTTTACTCGCCATTTTACTGGCTGTGCCTCGCTCTGAGCCGCGAGCCAATCAAACCACTTTATCGTTAAAAGGAATCTAATATGAACATCACTATCGTTTCTGGTAGCCAACGTGCCAACTCGCAAAGCACCAACGTTGCTCACTATCTACAAACCTTGGCGCAGAAGCATTTCACTCAGGTGAACGTGCTTGATTTGCATCAACTCAACCTGCCATTTTGGAATGAAGGGGTTTGGCAGGGCAGTGAAGAGTGGCAAGTGTGGTCGCCCATCGCGCAAATGCTCATGCAGTCAGATGCCTTTATTTTTATTACACCGGAGTGGCACGGCATGGCAACGCCAGCTTTGAAGAACTTTCTGATGCTAGCCACCGATGATGAACTGGCCCACAAGCCCGCATTGCTGGTCAGTGTGTCTGCCAGTGTCAACGGCGTGTACCCTATTAGCGAACTGCGTATGACGGGCAATAAGAACAATCATGTCTGTTTCTTACCGGATCATCTTATCTTCCGCCAATGCGACAGCTTGTTTAATCAAGAGCACAGATGTGCAGACGAGCAACTTCATGCTCGCAGCGAATACACCATCTCATTGCTGGCGGCTTATGCCAATGCACTCGCGCCAGTACATCGTGACATGGTGCAAGCAGGAAAAACCTTTCGCTACGGAATGTAGCTCGCGTTTGCCTCAATGATGGAGTGAAGAAAAGCAAAAAAGGGCTGCAGACTTTTAAGTGCTGTCGCCCATTGCCACAACAGATACATAAATTTCATGTGTGGTTTTGTGTGTACCCAATCGTGTACCTAAAAATCAAAGAAGCCACGGGAAGGTAATGAACGTTAAAATACGCTAAGTTATTGATTTTGCTTTCTTTTGGATAAGAAAAAAGACGCCCTAGGACGTCTTTAAACTATGATTTGGTGGAGCTGGGGGGATTTGAACCCCCGTCCGAAAATCATTCATCATTGGTACTACATGCTTAGTCGATCTTTAATTTCACTACCACCTGCGAACCGACACGCGAATGAATAGCTAACCTGAATTGTTTCTCACGCTTCATCCCTCAGGTGGGGGAATCCACGCCAGCTTGATTTGGTTTGACCCCTCGTTGTTCCCCGTCTTACAAGCGGAAGCTAGGGCGAGAGGGCTCTGAGCAGGGTATTAAGCTGCTAGTGCGTAGTTTTCGTCGTTTGCGACTATTTTTTTGCGGTTTGTTAACGAGGCCTACCGCACCTCGGCATGCACCTCAGACTGCAAAATTCCCGTCGAATCCAGAATCAGCCCCAAGGTATTTGGCGCATACTACCAGAAAAGCCCTGCCTGTCCAGTAGTATGCGTCTAAGTGGTTAAGTTTAACGCAGTGAGCTCTTCATCACGCGAGCTTTCTGGCGTTGCCAATCGCGATCTTTAATATCTTCGCGCTTGTCGTGCAGCTTCTTACCTTTTGCCACACCAATTTTGATTTTCACCCAAGAACGAGACCAATAGAGTGAAAGAGCTGCTAATGTCATGCCTTCGCGGTTGATACGCCCAAGCAAATTATCAAGTTCACGACGGCTCATCAGCAGTTTGCGCACACGGGTAGGGTTAGCCACTACGTGTGTCGATGCCTGATTCAAAGGAGTGATAGTCATGCCACTAACGAAGGCTTCGCCGTCACGCATAAAAACGTAACTTTCAGCGATATTGGCTTTACCTTGGCGAAGCGCTTTCACTTCCCACCCTTGTAGCTCCATGCCAGCTTCGATTTCATCTTCGATGAAATACTCGTGACGAGCTTTTTTGTTCAGCGCGATAGTGTTGCTACCGGCTTTTTGTTTCGAGTTTTTATTTGCCATAGTGGGCTTATTATACGGCGTGCAACTTTGATAGGAAATGCTTTTATTTGCGCTGGCTGAGAATAAAAGTAAAATTGTGCAGGTCGTAAAAAGAATGTCCCTGAGAGGAGAAGCTATGAAGCAAGTCACCCGTTCTGCATTGGTCTCTTTTAGTGCAGAACAGATGTATGCCCTGGTTAATGATGTGGCGAAATACCCTGAATTCTTACCAGGTTGCTCAGGTACACGAGTGATTGAATCGCTTGAATCGAGCATGATTGCTTCCGTGGATGTAGCAAAGGCGGGAATCAGCAAAACATTTACTACCGCTAATACATTAACTCCCGGGGAATCAATTCTGATGACCTTAGTCGATGGCCCTTTTAAGACGTTACGCGGCGGTTGGTTTTTTACCGCCCTTGATGAGCAAGCCTGTAAGGTAGAGCTCAAACTGGAGTTTGAGTTTTCTAGCAAAATGATCGAACTGGCGTTTGGTAAAATCTTTAATGAACTCACCGGCAATATGGTGAATGCGTTTACGCAACGAGCGAAGCAGGTGTATCTATGAGCATTGAAGATGAAATGATCCACGTTGAGGTGGTTTATGCGCTACCACAAGAGCAGCGAGTTTTTAAGTTGGTGGTAAAACAGCAGGCGACGGTGGAAGAGATTATCCGTCAGTCTGGGGTGTTGGAACTGTATCCGGAGATCGATCTGAGCAAAAACAAGGTGGGAGTATTTAGCCGAATGGTAAAACTCGATGCCACTGTGCGCGATAAAGATCGGATAGAGATCTACCGCCCGCTGTTGGCAGATCCGAAAGAGATTCGCAGGAAACGTGCAGAGCAACAGAATCGCTAGCTCGAAAAGGTGGCTATTGCCCTTGTTCTGTTGTGGAATTTGACTAATTAGCAATAAGAAATCCCGGCAAGTACTGACTGCCGGGTTTTTATTAGAGGCGGTGCTTGGGAGTTGATATTAACGAATTTCTTCGAAAAAACTGTCACTGGCGGGAAAATCACCCGCGATATCGACCAATGTCCCTTCGTTGTTAAAGTTCACAATCAGATTCTTTTGTACTGATGCTTTGTGCCCTTCGGTGTGATGATAGATGTAGTACCAAGTATTTGGGTAACCGTTTTCAACCAACATGGGCGATCCCATGACAAAGCGAACTTGAGTTTTGGTCATACCAAACTTGAGTTTGTCTACCGCTTGCTGCTCAACATAATTGCCTTGGTTAATGTCGATTCGATAAACCAATTTTTCCAATACTGAACACCCTGTCAGCATCATCATTGCCAACGGTAGGGCAACCAACCACTTCTTTAATTGCATAGCTAAATTCTTAGTAACCTCAAAAATACTGCGCCAGATAATAAACAAGCTCAGTGCAGATGTAAAAAGCTCTCTGTAATGTATTGGTCAATCTGACAACGAATTTTGAGATCAGTTGCAATTATGTGTCAAAAAGCTAAGTTAAGGGAACTTGGCTCCAATAGCGGGTTTTAGGCAGCGATCAAGAGCTCTTTGGCGTTTGCGAGCGTCGACTCTGTGATTTGGCTACCGCCAAGTAAGCGTGCTAATTCGCATACTCGCTGCTCTTGATCCAAGAGATTCATCTGCGTTTCTGTGGTGCCGTTTTTGCTGTGCTTGGCGACAAACATCTGTTGGTGGCCGCATCCAGCTACTTGTGGTAGATGGGTAACACACAACACTTGAGTGGATTCTCCCAGTTTGCGCAGCATTTTGCCGACGACCGCCGCAGTAGGGCCGCTGATGCCGACATCGACTTCATCGAAAATCAAGCTTGGTGTGTCGACTTTTTGTGCGGTTATCACCTGAATTGCTAAAGAAATACGCGAAAGTTCCCCACCAGATGCCACTTTGGCGATTGGTTGCAAGGGTTGGCCTGGGTTGGTTGAAACCAAGAAACAGACGCTATCTAAGCCCAATGGTGATGGATGTGTTCCTTCATTACTGACTTCAATACTAAACACAGCTTTTTCCATGCTCAGTTCATGCATGCTTTGCGTGATGAGTTTGTTTAACTCTTTGGCGTAGCGGCAGCGAGATTTATGCAGTTTCTCTGCGGATTCAAGAAAACGGTGATATTTTTCCTCGACGTTGGCAGCCAGTTCATCCATCTTCTCATCGGAGCAATCTAATGCTTCGATCTGTGCCAGCAGTTCCTGATGATGTTGGTACAGCTCTTCTGGCAAAACATGGTGCTTACGAGAGATCGACATCACTTTAGAAAAGCGCGCTTCTACATAGGCGAGTCGCGACGGATCAACATCAATGTTGTCTAGATAGCTGCGTAATTCGCTATTCGCCTCTTCTAGCTGAATGATGGCTTCTGCGACCATATCCGGCAGAGCTGCCAGCTTAGGATCCAACTCAGCCAATTCAATAAGTGCATTGCTGGCACTTTGTAAAATGCCAAGCGCATTCACTTCCTCGCCTTCGTATATCAGTTCAATTGCCTGCTGGCAGGTACTAGCCAACTCTCCGCTGTTAGAGAGACGTTTATGTTCTTGTTCAAGCTCAATAAACTCGTCTTCGCCGATAGCAAGTTCATTGAGTTCTTTAATTTGATATTCCAGCAGTTGTTTTTGAGCCTGATTCTGTAAGCTGTTTTCTTTGAGCTGTTTGAGATGATTATCCGCTTGTCGCCAGTTTTGATAGGCGACACGAGTATTTTTCAACAGGTTTAAGTGACCTGCGTATTGGTCGAGCATCGCCATTTGATGTTCACTTTTCATCAACTGGTGATGAGCATGCTGGCCATGGATATTGATCAATAACTGCCCTAAAGCTTTCAATTGAGAAAGTGGAACCGGGCTGCCGTTGATAAACGAGCGCGAACGCCCTTCCTTAGTCACAATGCGGCGCAAAATGCACTCACTACCATCTAGGAGTTCGTTGTCTTCAAGCCAACGTGAGGCGTGAAGGTTGTTATCCAGTAAAAATGCAGCGCTGACCTCGGTTTTTTCTTCTCCACGTCGGACCATGCTCGCTTCGGCGCGACCTCCTAGACATAAGCCTAATGCGTCGATCGCGATTGACTTACCAGCGCCGGTTTCACCGGTGATGGTGGTCATTCCTTTAGATAGCTCGAGTTGCAAAGATTTAACAATGGCAAAATTATTCACACTTAGATGAGCCAGCATTTTGGTTTACCTGTATAACTGAACAATACTGTATGTAAACTCAGTATATACTGTTTCTTTATACAGTAAAGTTGTGTGAGAAAAAATTTGTGAGTCAGATTTTATTTCTCGCCAACCTTCTCTCATCGGAAACA
This Vibrio navarrensis DNA region includes the following protein-coding sequences:
- a CDS encoding EamA family transporter, with the translated sequence MNKVDSVKTIVLTAVAPLVWGSTYIVTTQALPPESPLIASTIRALPAGILLVLLSRTWLQGIWWGRLATLGLLNIGLFFYCLFFAATYLPGGMASLVMSFQPMLVMFLSWFWLNVRVTSRQWLASGVGVIGIALLVLNSSVALNLQGLVIAALGTLSMASGVVLTKKWGRPSGMSLLGFTGWQLLFGGVALLPVSLWLEGIPSQLTPTNYLGYGYLSLIGAVLGYFLWFRGIEKLPPVTVSFLGFLSSVSACFLGYLLLNQALTWPQLLGAGAILLAILLAVPRSEPRANQTTLSLKGI
- a CDS encoding SRPBCC family protein, with translation MKQVTRSALVSFSAEQMYALVNDVAKYPEFLPGCSGTRVIESLESSMIASVDVAKAGISKTFTTANTLTPGESILMTLVDGPFKTLRGGWFFTALDEQACKVELKLEFEFSSKMIELAFGKIFNELTGNMVNAFTQRAKQVYL
- a CDS encoding RnfH family protein codes for the protein MSIEDEMIHVEVVYALPQEQRVFKLVVKQQATVEEIIRQSGVLELYPEIDLSKNKVGVFSRMVKLDATVRDKDRIEIYRPLLADPKEIRRKRAEQQNR
- the recN gene encoding DNA repair protein RecN; its protein translation is MLAHLSVNNFAIVKSLQLELSKGMTTITGETGAGKSIAIDALGLCLGGRAEASMVRRGEEKTEVSAAFLLDNNLHASRWLEDNELLDGSECILRRIVTKEGRSRSFINGSPVPLSQLKALGQLLINIHGQHAHHQLMKSEHQMAMLDQYAGHLNLLKNTRVAYQNWRQADNHLKQLKENSLQNQAQKQLLEYQIKELNELAIGEDEFIELEQEHKRLSNSGELASTCQQAIELIYEGEEVNALGILQSASNALIELAELDPKLAALPDMVAEAIIQLEEANSELRSYLDNIDVDPSRLAYVEARFSKVMSISRKHHVLPEELYQHHQELLAQIEALDCSDEKMDELAANVEEKYHRFLESAEKLHKSRCRYAKELNKLITQSMHELSMEKAVFSIEVSNEGTHPSPLGLDSVCFLVSTNPGQPLQPIAKVASGGELSRISLAIQVITAQKVDTPSLIFDEVDVGISGPTAAVVGKMLRKLGESTQVLCVTHLPQVAGCGHQQMFVAKHSKNGTTETQMNLLDQEQRVCELARLLGGSQITESTLANAKELLIAA
- a CDS encoding D-amino acid dehydrogenase codes for the protein MKAVVLGSGVVGLMSAWYLQKAGYQVTVVDRQSRSGEETSFANAGQISYGYSSPWAAPGIPQKAIRWLLEEHAPLKIKPSLDPQLFKWATQMLSNCQLSRYQINKARMLGIANHSRECLSALRQEHHIEYQGRQQGTLQVFRNQKQLKAIEKDIALLEQSGTRFQRMSVEQCIKQEPGLAAVSDKLTGGLYLPDDETGDCYLFCQQMTELAKAHGVAFLFNTQIQALKTEGNHVIAVATDQGDLQADVYVVAMGSYSTSLLATVGIDIPVYPVKGYSLTVPISDAQQAPVSTVMDETYKVALTRFDDRIRVAGTAELAGFDPAIPEKRKATIAMVVKDLFPHCGDFTKAEFWTGFRPMTPDGTPLIGRTPIGNLYTNTGHGTLGWTMACGSGHLLAQVISGEQQKPISGLDYFRYAS
- a CDS encoding L-threonylcarbamoyladenylate synthase; protein product: MNTLYLSAAEQKEIDQAKELLAQGELVAIPTETVYGLAADATNPEAVKKIFAAKGRPADHPLIVHIGQVEQLTDWAVEIPEDAYVLAQAYWPGPLTLLLKKADHVTPVVTGGLETIGIRMPAHQVFATLLQSSGMAVAAPSANPYKKLSPTSAQHVINSLGGKIAAVLDGGDCAHGLESTIVDLTEKPFRILRAGPITAAQLSATLGEEVSSPVNHTVAVPGNVTSHYQPNTRVRLVDASELIHLTNDKIAYLHYSPFDNHANIKAKQMPGSVADYAHVLYRTLDEADKWGCEEIWVERPPMDESWSAVHDRLNRAQSNL
- the bamE gene encoding outer membrane protein assembly factor BamE, which produces MQLKKWLVALPLAMMMLTGCSVLEKLVYRIDINQGNYVEQQAVDKLKFGMTKTQVRFVMGSPMLVENGYPNTWYYIYHHTEGHKASVQKNLIVNFNNEGTLVDIAGDFPASDSFFEEIR
- the smpB gene encoding SsrA-binding protein SmpB; its protein translation is MANKNSKQKAGSNTIALNKKARHEYFIEDEIEAGMELQGWEVKALRQGKANIAESYVFMRDGEAFVSGMTITPLNQASTHVVANPTRVRKLLMSRRELDNLLGRINREGMTLAALSLYWSRSWVKIKIGVAKGKKLHDKREDIKDRDWQRQKARVMKSSLR
- a CDS encoding MarR family winged helix-turn-helix transcriptional regulator; the protein is MANDQVDTILSQWREVKPDMDCSSMGVVGRLRRTSELWKKQLEAVFQAHELSSIEFDMLATMRRSNRDITPTELYQTLMLSSGAVSTRIEHLVQRGLVQRIASEHDRRSCSVSLTEQGVDVIDKALQAHVANMDQMLSVLDKQEQAQLAELLKKILLAQ
- a CDS encoding NADPH-dependent FMN reductase, which translates into the protein MNITIVSGSQRANSQSTNVAHYLQTLAQKHFTQVNVLDLHQLNLPFWNEGVWQGSEEWQVWSPIAQMLMQSDAFIFITPEWHGMATPALKNFLMLATDDELAHKPALLVSVSASVNGVYPISELRMTGNKNNHVCFLPDHLIFRQCDSLFNQEHRCADEQLHARSEYTISLLAAYANALAPVHRDMVQAGKTFRYGM